A region from the Xenopus laevis strain J_2021 chromosome 4S, Xenopus_laevis_v10.1, whole genome shotgun sequence genome encodes:
- the cyba.S gene encoding cytochrome b-245 light chain: MGQIEWAMWANEQALASGLILLAGGIVAVAGQFKGWEFGAYGIAAGVFITLLEYPRSKRKKGSTMERCGQKYLAAVVKVFGPLTRNYYVRAVLHAGLAVPGGFILATILGTVCLGIASIIYFLAAIRGEEWRPIEKQAEPKQRAGETIKRPPENPPPRPPAEVRRKQADEVSVGGGHVNPIPVTDNV; the protein is encoded by the exons ATGGGGCAAATTGAATGGGCAATGTGGGCAAACGAACAAGCCTTGGCATCTGGACTGA tTCTTCTTGCTGGTGGGATTGTTGCTGTGGCCGGTCAATTTAAAGGTTGGGAGTTTGGAGCATATGGCAT TGCTGCCGGTGTATTTATCACCCTGCTAGAATATCCTCGAAGCAAGAGAAAGAAGGGATCCACAATGGAGAGATG TGGTCAGAAGTACTTGGCAGCTGTAGTTAAAGTTTTTGGCCCCCTCACACGAAATTACTATGTCCGCGCAGTCCTCCATGCAGG ACTGGCAGTACCTGGAGGGTTTATACTAGCCACTATCTTGGGCACTGTGTGCCTTGGCATTGCAAGCATCATTTACTTTCTG GCGGCCATTCGTGGGGAGGAATGGCGTCCTATTGAGAAGCAAGCAGAACCAAAGCAAAGGGCGGGAGAAACAATTAAACGCCCTCCAGAGAACCCGCCTCCACGGCCCCCAGCAGAGGTGCGAAGGAAACAGGCTGATGAGGTTTCTGTGGGAGGGGGCCATGTTAACCCCATTCCTGTCACAGATAATGTATGA